The following nucleotide sequence is from Eremothecium cymbalariae DBVPG#7215 chromosome 6, complete sequence.
GCAGGCGACAACGGTGGTGAAGCACCTAAGCCATCAGAGGCTGCAGTTAAATCAGCTGGTGGAGACCCATCTGATCCTGCAACAAAACCAACTGGTGGTAATGCTGGTAGTGATCTAACAGCTACTACTGTTGCTCCTTCTGAAGTTCCAAATGGTGAGCCAGTTCGTCCAACGCTTGCAACTCAGATTGCTGGTAATCCATCCAGACCTGCTAACTCAGGTGAAACAACTGTTGGTACAGTGGGTATAAGCACTTATGATGGTGCAGCCAACTCGCTCTCCAGGCGGTCCGGTATTGTTAACATAGCAGTGTTGTTGGCAATGTATTTTGTGTAAATTAGTTGATTCTTAAAGCCTATGTATTCATACCTCAAGTTTAAATAATCTATGGGATATggattaataataataataataaaaataaaatatgtgcgttttcttttttttacaTTGCAGCTTTTCTAGCAATTCAAAAAGTATTTTCGGTGGTTTTGTTCCATCCCTCCCCCTCTTCTCTTCTCTGTCTTCCCCCCCTCCTTCTCATGGTGTAGTCTCGCAAGGAGAACCGTTGTTACTCGAGGTTGCCTCAGTTACAACatcatcttcgtcttcgtcttcgtcttcgtcttcatcttcatcttcatcttcttcatcctcttcatcatcgtcatttGGAGACAAGAACGATGGTTCTTTTTCTGGGTCCCATAGAGCGATAGCAATATTATTTGTGGCGAACGTTACACCCGAAACAATCGGTAGAATCTCTAAACAGCTGGCTACTATCCCAAATGCCAGGTATTGCCCGAAATTGTCGTAAaatctttcttctctttGTAAGTTGTTGAAGCCCTTCAATCTCAAATACTTTGCTAGGTAAAGTCTGGTAACGAATGGCGCTATAATTATGTTGAACATAATGGGACCAACTAGGGGGATCGCAgacaccaacaacaacacgCCCATGGAAACTGCACcaacaatatattcaacagTCTTCCATGGGAAATGGTTTATCCAAAAGTATGGAGTATCAAGAGGATAAAACAACTTCACAGGAGTAGGAGGATCTTGTAACAATTCTATATTCCCATTGACCTTTAATGCGTTTTTCAATGAAAACTTGGAAACTTGTGTCATTCTTAAAACCATCATCGTAAGGTTATTGGTATGTAGCAACATATGTGCCCAAGCGATAACAATACCAGCAGGCCCCAAAATCACAGAAAGACCCAAATAAATTGGGAATATCGTCAGAAAATAAACAAACGTGACAACACTGTACAATATTGCATATACCAAAAATGTACCCAAATTCATGGCAAAATACCGCCGTGTAGTGAAACTCCTAATAAATGCCCTTACAGGATACCTGTAAACCTGATCACGGAAAAAATCAGGTGTGGCATTTGTTGCAATATTCGTCGCTCTACTCGTAACAAGCAGAATCCTATCTTGCACAAACCCAACGCTCAACTCTTTAATCCCCATGGGAACCTCTTCAATTGGCTGGAACTCTTGCCCCCCATATTTATAGATGGCCCCACTAATTGcagatattaataaagaaccTGCAAACGACATCCTGAGTAACTTCCTGATTGCGCCTGAATTGTTCGTACCAAAAGGGTTCAACAAGAAGGTAACTTACTGGAACTATAAATCATGCTTATTTATACATcacttttttgttttttgaaaatagcCGCCCAACGTCTAAAAGTCAATTTAGATCCCAAAACATACAgacacaaaaaaatattccaacgccagttaaaagaaaaacgtCACCAGATATCAACCCTATATCTTCTCTCTAACACTATATATACCTATGCTTACCTGCCTTCAATCCTTATAGATCACCATGTCAAAACTCTTTGTAACACGTTTTATTTGTTCCCActttgtttgttttttacATTCAAATGTGTAATTATACATtataaaaaacatattttgtaaaaacCACCTTAGTATACTACACCCAGCAGCTAAATGCAATAATATCCATAACGATCGATCAAAACGATCGCCGTTCCATCCTATTTCTTTAAACTCTAAACTAAATGGTTTTTTGGCGTCTTGGCTAGATCATATCTATCGGGGTCCACGGAGATTTTCGTCGAAGCCGCTCGGCCACTCCGCCACTCGTTAACTTGGTTATGTAAGCGCATTTGTCTTTCCTCGAAGAAAACGAagccaaatatattttgacaaaaagaaatgcCTTTTTTCCCTCTTCCCAATGTATTGTCCTCAGTGTCTGCGTGTTCAGCTGCTTTGAAACCCTTACTTCATGTCCCTTTCAGATACGGCTTGCTATGAACGCCAGACGGATAGTGACGTTAAGTCACAAAAATGGTCACAAAAGGATTCTACATAGGCAAGTTGAACAGtatgtttctttttgatatacTATTTCAATATTAGATATAGCAACACATACCTGCACGTATATTAGAAAATCTTTCATCTTTAGTTGGTTGGTTATAAAGGCAGGTAGTATGATGCTATGATAATTTGTTAGGTTTTCCTTTTAATTTactttatatttttttggttttagtTTAATACTGTAAAACCAGTAACTATGAGGTATTTTCGGTTATTTTGGACATTTATTGTGGGCGTCAATGCTCTTGTTTTACCTTTGGATTCCAACGAGTCAGGCAAGGTAGGGAAGAGTATCAGGAGTGGTCTTGGCAGGCTGCGCCATTTTTCATCTGGCTTCAAGGACGATTATAGTTCAAAGCCAATGGTTGATTCTGAGGAGTTGCAAAAGGCAATTACCAAACAGGAGTTGAATTCTAGTGTTTGGGATCTTTGGGATGCCTCGAATGCGTCCGTTGCTACAATAGGGCATAGGACGCGTGTAATTGGCTCCCCTGGACATATTGGTACTCTTGATTTTATCTTGAAGGAATTATCAAAGTTGGAAGACTATTATAACGTTTCAGTCCAACATTTTACAGCCTTTTCAGGTAATATCAAGTCGGCCAACTTAACGTTCAGTAATGGAACggatattgaagattctCTGCCCATGACATTTTCCCCATCCGTTGAAGGATTTACAGGCAAGCTCGTTCAGGTGCCTAATGCTGGATGTGAGAACTCAGATTATAGCAATTTAAATTTGAGTTCAGAGTCGATCGCCTTACTTGAAAGAGGAGCTTGCAGTTTTATTGCAAAAAGCAATTTGGCTGGATCGCACGGATTCAAAGCTATGGTGGTCTATGATAACGTCGAAGCCGCTGAGCCGTTTCGTGGATCTTTAAATGATCAGGGAAATAACACTGTACCAGGTTTTGGTGTGACACGTACTCTTGGTCATATCTTACTCAGTGAAATATCCAATGATCCTGATTTCTCATTATTCTTTAGTATGGACTCCACTTTGGAGATCACAAACACGACTAATATTATCGCCGACACCAAGCACGGTGATCCTAACAATATCGTTTCATTGGGGGCTCACTCAGACTCTGTTCTAGCTGGCGCCGGAATCAACGATGATGGATCCGGAACGATTTCGTTGTTGACTGTTGCTAAACATTTACGCAACTACCAGGTCAAAAACAAAGTCCGTTTTGCTTGGTGGTCGGCCGAAGAAGAGGGCTTAATTGGTTCTAATTATTATGTTAGTCAATTAACCCCTGAAGAGAATCAGAAGATAAGATTATTTATGGACTACGACATGATGGCATCGCCTAACTATGAATACCAAGTTTATGACGCCAACAACTCTGCTAATCCGGTCGGCTCTGAGGAGTTGAAGAACTTATATATTGACTATTATGTGTCACATGACTTACCTTATGTTCTAATTCCATTCGATGGCAGGTCTGATTATGTTGGTTTCATCGAAAACGGAATTCCAGGTGGAGGTGTCACCACTGGGGCTGAAATGTTGAACGCTAAAAATGGCATAGCATATGATGTGTGCTATCACCAATTATGCGATGACACTAATAACTTAGCCTGGGATGCGTTCATGGTGAATACCAGGTTGATTGCTCATTCTGTGGCCACCTATGCCAAATCGTTAGATGGGTTTCCAGAAATACAACAAGATTCCACGGTAATCAGCTCCTTTCACTCTTCTAATAAGGCTCCGTTGTTTCAATACAGGGGTAGTCAATTGGTCTATTAAGTTCTTATGAATTTATTGTTCTCACCCAAACTTATTTCCTTATGCACTAGgcaagatatatattcgGTAC
It contains:
- a CDS encoding aminopeptidase Y (similar to Ashbya gossypii ADR123W), whose product is MRYFRLFWTFIVGVNALVLPLDSNESGKVGKSIRSGLGRLRHFSSGFKDDYSSKPMVDSEELQKAITKQELNSSVWDLWDASNASVATIGHRTRVIGSPGHIGTLDFILKELSKLEDYYNVSVQHFTAFSGNIKSANLTFSNGTDIEDSLPMTFSPSVEGFTGKLVQVPNAGCENSDYSNLNLSSESIALLERGACSFIAKSNLAGSHGFKAMVVYDNVEAAEPFRGSLNDQGNNTVPGFGVTRTLGHILLSEISNDPDFSLFFSMDSTLEITNTTNIIADTKHGDPNNIVSLGAHSDSVLAGAGINDDGSGTISLLTVAKHLRNYQVKNKVRFAWWSAEEEGLIGSNYYVSQLTPEENQKIRLFMDYDMMASPNYEYQVYDANNSANPVGSEELKNLYIDYYVSHDLPYVLIPFDGRSDYVGFIENGIPGGGVTTGAEMLNAKNGIAYDVCYHQLCDDTNNLAWDAFMVNTRLIAHSVATYAKSLDGFPEIQQDSTVISSFHSSNKAPLFQYRGSQLVY
- a CDS encoding uncharacterized protein (similar to Ashbya gossypii ADR122C), which produces MSFAGSLLISAISGAIYKYGGQEFQPIEEVPMGIKELSVGFVQDRILLVTSRATNIATNATPDFFRDQVYRYPVRAFIRSFTTRRYFAMNLGTFLVYAILYSVVTFVYFLTIFPIYLGLSVILGPAGIVIAWAHMLLHTNNLTMMVLRMTQVSKFSLKNALKVNGNIELLQDPPTPVKLFYPLDTPYFWINHFPWKTVEYIVGAVSMGVLLLVSAIPLVGPIMFNIIIAPFVTRLYLAKYLRLKGFNNLQREERFYDNFGQYLAFGIVASCLEILPIVSGVTFATNNIAIALWDPEKEPSFLSPNDDDEEDEEDEDEDEDEDEDEDEDDVVTEATSSNNGSPCETTP